The following are encoded in a window of Cydia amplana chromosome 20, ilCydAmpl1.1, whole genome shotgun sequence genomic DNA:
- the LOC134657768 gene encoding uncharacterized protein LOC134657768, whose translation MKFLWSLESIGITDSPKTTREEEAVKYFNETVQYNNGRYEVKWPWIQYPPDLPTNYGLAYGRLKGLLRRSDESTLNEYNRILKEQLDKKIIEEIEPKTVPIYQVNPPVHYLPHHIVKQEGKSGRIVYDGSAKIKEGNSLNECMYRGPSLLEDLTALLIKFRTGKVGITADVEKAFLQIGLQNEDRDVTRFLWVKDPSKELTDDNIRHFRFCRIPFGIISSPFLLTASIRYHITKTNEALLTKIADKCYVDNLVTSVESLDEALRLYNETRTVFNELSMNIRDWVSNDSQFMEKIPKSQSGNQSVKLKILGLIWNLQDDTLQLKVEDKALEAQAKDELNKKDILRALARVYDPCGFASPLILPAKLLFQDLCIQKFRWDAPLPMNIVQKWKSIVEKLKTAKDIKIPRYVAEDMPEGAMQYELHVFTDASKFAYSAVAYLRTQCGGTTKTAFLMSKSRVTPVEDKENLKIPRLELLGYLIGSRLLKYLKNNLNLTIHKQYLWTDSQVVLYWLRTNHLLPPFVKRRIDEINQLKDVEFCYINTNENPADLGTRPELWDEKQALWFTGPPFLVKDSKFWSSNRYLEQNTLLLAGEVLDIIDGPEMVLKGYEVDPPAYLTGEIQEVDARSETEVTNNKEPEIGTADLPDSLTGVDQGVITNDTKTETGITEILEVQKKHFPDEINGKKTALMRSLDLFLDVDGILRCGGRMKHTNWSYDKKHPILIPKNSEFTNRVIQEVHEKNYHVGPPHTLNIIREQYWIPQGKAQVMKVIKKCKKCLKQGGGPYKLPQTAALPPERVNYSPPFTFTGVDYFGPMYVTTTNGNREKRWVCLFTCLAVRAIHLELVKDLTAEECLLAVRRLVAARGIPNTIISDNALQFKLTSEILINCYCTENKIKWKFIPQLAPWHGGFYERLVGIVKHCLKRTLDKHLLNDSQLVTIIKEVESVVNTRPLTNVGADLEYVLKPADFLTLGKCLELTPSSNVIGVDGTTTKTDLVQGWKRGQSILAEFKKMFQEQYLTSLREKHRGSIRQPRVTSDRTPQLGDIVQIKEELKNRNTWKVGKITSLIKGQDGQCRVAKVKVGNTEFTRSIGHLYPLEVDNASEDTQTSDILNPVIPTPLDPPTNNDQVEINSVPTPIPININPQVPQQSCEYPKQNQGDVADLSHKEVTVPAEEDVANSTNEDVTYPVDECMSEPDDIFVTEPTAPVTPNMRDDAVQRSTPARQAAIRAKEKIAEWTRNLIILLQ comes from the coding sequence ATGAAATTCCTTTGGAGTTTAGAAAGCATCGGTATAACAGATTCTCCCAAAACAACCAGAGAAGAAGAAGCAGTTAAATATTTCAATGAAACGGTACAGTATAACAATGGCAGATATGAGGTCAAGTGGCCATGGATCCAATACCCGCCTGATTTACCAACAAATTATGGTTTAGCCTATGGTAGGTTAAAAGGCTTGTTACGGAGATCTGATGAGAGCACGCTCAACGAGTATAACCGAATTTTAAAAGAACAATTAGATAAAAAAATCATCGAAGAAATTGAACCTAAAACGGTACCTATCTATCAAGTAAATCCTCCTGTGCACTATCTGCCACATCACATAGTAAAACAAGAAGGTAAAAGCGGGCGGATCGTCTATGATGGTTCAGCGAAGATAAAGGAAGGCAATAGTTTAAATGAATGTATGTACCGAGGTCCTTCATTGCTAGAAGATCTCACTGCGCTATTGATTAAATTTAGAACCGGCAAAGTAGGAATTACTGCAGATGTTGAGAAGGCGTTCTTACAAATTGGTCTTCAAAATGAAGACAGAGACGTAACAAGATTTCTCTGGGTTAAGGACCCTAGTAAAGAACTGACAGATGATAACATACGACATTTCCGATTTTGTAGAATCCCGTTCGGCATAATTTCTAGTCCATTCTTACTAACAGCATCAATTCGATACCATATAACCAAAACAAATGAAGCTCTACTCACAAAAATAGCAGACAAGTGCTACGTTGATAATTTAGTGACATCTGTTGAATCGCTAGATGAAGCTTTACGCTTGTATAATGAAACCAGGACAGTATTTAACGAGCTTTCAATGAATATAAGAGACTGGGTGTCAAATGACAGTCAATTTATGGAGAAGATCCCAAAGAGCCAGTCAGGAAATCAATcagtaaaattgaaaatactgGGTCTCATTTGGAACCTACAAGATGACACTTTACAACTTAAAGTTGAAGATAAGGCGCTTGAAGCTCAAGCCAAAGATGAACTGAACAAAAAGGATATCCTTAGAGCTCTTGCCCGTGTCTATGATCCATGTGGGTTTGCGTCGCCTCTTATTCTGCCAGCTAAATTACTGTTTCAAGACTTGTGCATCCAGAAATTTAGATGGGACGCACCTTTACCAATGAATATAGTTCAAAAATGGAAATCCATTGTGGAGAAATTAAAGACAGCAAAAGATATAAAGATCCCTAGATATGTGGCCGAAGACATGCCGGAAGGCGCAATGCAATATGAACTTCATGTCTTTACCGATGCTTCTAAGTTCGCCTACTCAGCTGTTGCGTATTTACGCACCCAATGTGGAGGGACGACTAAAACTGCGTTCCTAATGTCAAAATCCCGCGTAACGCCTGTAGAAGACAAAGAAAATTTGAAGATTCCCCGTCTAGAACTACTGGGCTATTTGATAGGAAGTAGGTTGCTCAAGTACTTGAAGAATAACCTGAACCTGACAATTCATAAGCAGTACTTATGGACGGATAGCCAAGTTGTGCTTTACTGGCTTAGAACTAACCACTTACTGCCACCCTTCGTAAAGAGACGCATAGATGAAATAAATCAACTAAAGGACGTCGAGTTCTGTTACATAAACACTAACGAAAATCCAGCTGATTTAGGGACACGTCCGGAACTATGGGATGAAAAGCAAGCCTTATGGTTTACAGGCCCACCTTTCCTTGTCAAAGACTCAAAATTCTGGTCAAGTAACAGGTACTTAGAACAAAATACTCTTCTTTTGGCCGGGGAGGTCCTGGACATAATAGATGGTCCAGAAATGGTACTGAAAGGGTATGAAGTAGACCCACCTGCCTACCTTACGGGAGAAATTCAGGAAGTAGATGCCAGAAGTGAAACAGAAGTTACTAACAACAAAGAGCCTGAAATCGGTACCGCAGATTTACCTGATTCCCTCACAGGAGTGGATCAGGGGGTAATTACTAATGATACTAAGACTGAAACCGGTATTACAGAAATCTTGGAAGTACAAAAGAAACATTTCCCTGATGAGATAAACGGAAAAAAGACTGCGTTAATGAGAAGCCTTGATCTGTTCCTAGATGTGGATGGAATCTTGCGGTGTGGTGGACGTATGAAACATACGAACTGGTCTTATGATAAAAAGCATCCGATACTTATTCCAAAGAACTCAGAGTTTACCAACAGAGTTATACAAGAAGTACACGAAAAAAACTACCATGTAGGTCCACCTCATACTTTGAATATTATTCGAGAGCAATATTGGATCCCGCAAGGTAAAGCTCAAGTAATGAAGGtcattaaaaagtgtaagaaatgTCTGAAGCAAGGTGGAGGGCCCTACAAATTACCTCAAACTGCAGCATTGCCTCCCGAGCGAGTAAACTATAGCCCTCCCTTTACGTTTACTGGGGTTGATTACTTTGGGCCAATGTATGTTACCACCACAAATGGAAATCGAGAAAAAAGATGGGTCTGTTTGTTCACCTGTCTGGCAGTCCGTGCGATACATTTAGAATTAGTGAAAGACTTGACAGCGGAGGAGTGTCTCCTTGCAGTAAGACGATTGGTGGCAGCTAGAGGTATACCAAATACAATTATATCAGACAACGCTTTGCAATTTAAGCTAACATCCGAAATATTAATTAACTGCTACTGcaccgaaaataaaataaaatggaagtTCATTCCGCAGTTAGCCCCGTGGCATGGCGGATTTTATGAGCGGCTAGTTGGAATTGTAAAGCACTGTCTTAAAAGGACTTTGGATAAGCATTTATTGAATGACAGTCAATTAGTCACCATTATCAAAGAAGTCGAATCAGTGGTCAACACAAGACCTTTGACTAATGTAGGTGCTGATTTGGAGTATGTCCTGAAACCTGCAGATTTTTTGACTCTAGGGAAATGTTTGGAATTGACTCCCTCAAGTAACGTTATAGGCGTTGATGGGACTACTACAAAAACGGATCTTGTCCAAGGATGGAAACGAGGCCAGTCTATCTTAGCGGAATTTAAGAAGATGTTTCAAGAACAATATCTGACTAGTCTTCGTGAGAAACATCGGGGATCAATAAGACAACCTCGAGTAACTTCAGACCGGACACCTCAACTTGGAGACATAGTACAAATAAAAGAGGAATTGAAGAATAGGAATACATGGAAAGTTGGGAAGATAACTTCGTTAATAAAAGGTCAGGATGGTCAGTGCCGTGTAGCGAAAGTGAAAGTGGGTAATACAGAATTCACCAGGTCAATCGGTCATCTTTACCCACTAGAAGTTGACAACGCCAGTGAAGACACCCAAACTTCTGACATCTTAAATCCGGTTATTCCAACTCCATTGGATCCACCTACAAACAATGACCAAGTTGAAATCAACAGCGTGCCAACACCAATACCAATCAACATAAACCCACAAGTCCCGCAACAAAGCTGCGAGTACCCTAAACAAAATCAGGGAGATGTGGCAGATCTGTCCCACAAGGAAGTGACTGTTCCGGCAGAGGAAGATGTAGCCAATTCAACCAATGAAGATGTAACTTATCCAGTTGACGAATGTATGTCAGAGCCCGATGACATATTTGTGACTGAACCAACCGCACCAGTTACACCCAATATGCGGGACGATGCTGTCCAAAGATCAACGCCAGCTAGACAAGCAGCCATTCGAGCGAAGGAAAAAATCGCCGAATGGACGCGCAACCTAATAATCCTGTTGCAGTAG